Proteins encoded together in one Camelina sativa cultivar DH55 chromosome 9, Cs, whole genome shotgun sequence window:
- the LOC104711864 gene encoding beta-galactosidase 15-like, which yields MGTSHCRRLHGFILLLAMFLSSVFSLASKMDDVSFHGDRQRSLSGSNDSSLSESGGSYTMCATHREAKDGEPMPLDFDCEKGYVISKITFADYGQATGSCGKFKRGNCGASNTLNIVRKKCLRKEKCKLFVPDKIFGPTHCKGPLRLVIDATCAKA from the exons ATGGGAACCTCACATTGCCGTCGTCTTCATGGCTTTATTTTGCTTCTTGCTATGTTTCTATCCTCTGTGTTTAGTCTAGCTTCAAAGATGGACGACGTTTCTTTTCATGGTGACCGGCAACGTAGTCTCTCTGGCTCCAATGATTCCTCTCTTAGTGAGTCTGGGGGATCATATACAATGTGCGCGACTCATAGAGAGGCTAAGGATGGTGAACCAATGCCATTGGATTTTGATTGTGAAAAAGGGTatgttatttcaaaaatcactttCGCCGACTATGGCCAAGCCACTGGTAGCTGTGGGAAATTTAAACGTGGTAATTGTGGAGCAAGCAATACCTTAAATATCGTCAGAAAg aAATGTCTAAGGAAAGAGAAGTGTAAGTTGTTTGTTCCGGACAAGATTTTTGGTCCGACTCACTGCAAGGGACCTCTCAGACTAGTTATTGATGCTACTTGTGCGAAAGCTTAG
- the LOC104711862 gene encoding serine/threonine-protein kinase SRPK-like: protein MEVEKWNSDGGEYTSEDEGTEDYRRGGYHSVRIGDSFKNGRYVVQSKLGWGHFSTVWLSWDTQSSRYVALKVQKSAQHYTEAAMDEITILQQIAEGDSDDTKCVVKLLDHFKHSGPNGQHVCMVFEYLGDNLLTLIKYSDYRGLPIPMVKEICYHMLVGLDYLHKELSIIHTDLKPENVLLPSTIDPSKDPRKSGAPLVLPTDKDKSQVDSNGDFVKNQKTGIRRKAKLSAAQGDAEVKGNSESLVNGKPSAAEKLMEEECPSTSATNGLDGSEKGKQGGKKGSRSSRRRLVASADLKCKLVDFGNACWTYKQFTSDIQTRQYRCPEVILGSKYSTSADLWSFACICFELATGDVLFDPHSGDNYDRDEDHLALMMELLGMMPRKIALGGRYSRDFFNRHGDLRHIRRLRFWPMNKVLTEKYEFSEQDANDLSDFLVSILDFVPENRPTAAQSLLHPWINSGPRSLKPSLSPKDQKSEVKLDTERMKTENEEQEAMEVKMGNVAISSSDSKPGTSRSSSLKKAI from the exons ATGGAGGTGGAGAAGTGGAACAGCGACGGTGGTGAATACACGTCGGAAGACGAAGGAACGGAGGATTACCGCCGCGGAGGTTACCACTCCGTCCGGATCGGCGACTCATTCAAGAACGGCCGTTATGTTGTCCAGAGCAAACTCGGTTGGGGCCATTTCTCTACTGTTTGGCTCTCCTGGGACACTCAATCCTCT AGATATGTGGCTTTGAAGGTGCAAAAGAGTGCTCAGCACTACACAGAAGCTGCAATGGATGAGATAACAATATTGCAACAGATTGCAGAAGGAGACAGTGACGACACCAAATGCGTTGTGAAGCTTTTGGATCATTTCAAACACTCAGGTCCTAATGGGCAGCATGTATGTATGGTTTTTGAGTATTTGGGTGATAACCTCTTAACGCTGATTAAGTATTCTGATTACCGTGGCTTACCTATTCCGATGGTTAAAGAGATTTGTTATCATATGTTGGTTGGGTTAGACTACTTGCATAAAGAGCTTTCGATTATTCATACTGATCTGAAGCCTGAGAATGTTTTGTTGCCGTCAACGATTGATCCGTCTAAAGATCCTAGGAAGTCAGGAGCTCCTCTTGTTCTCCCTACTGACAAGGATAAGAGTCAAGTTGACTCTAATGGGGattttgtcaaaaatcaaaagacagGGATTCGTAGAAAGGCTAAGCTTTCGGCTGCTCAGGGAGATGCTGAGGTTAAAGGCAATTCTGAATCACTGGTTAATGGAAAACCGAGTGCTGCAGAGAAATTGATGGAAGAAGAGTGTCCTTCAACTTCTGCTACAAATGGATTAGATGGTAGTGAGAAAGGGAAGCAAGGTGGTAAGAAAGGGAGTCGATCGAGTAGAAGGCGCCTTGTGGCATCTGCTGACCTCAAGTGTAAACTTGTTGACTTTGGTAATGCATGTTGGACTTACAAACAGTTCACAAGTGACATTCAAACGAGACAGTATAGGTGTCCAGAAGTAATCCTTGGATCTAAGTACTCTACATCTGCAGATCTCTGGTCCTTTGCGTGCATATGTTTTGAACTTGCCACCGGAGATGTACTTTTTGATCCCCATAGTGGAGACAATTATGATCGAGACGAG GACCATTTGGCTCTGATGATGGAGCTTCTTGGGATGATGCCACGCAAG ATAGCATTAGGAGGCCGTTACTCCAGAGATTTCTTTAACAGACATGGTGATCTTCGACACATCAGAAGACTCCGTTTCTGGCCCATGAACAAAGTCCTGACCGAGAAGTACGAGTTCAGTGAGCAAGATGCAAATGACTTGAGTGATTTTCTTGTTTCGATTCTTGATTTCGTCCCAGAAAACCGACCAACTGCGGCTCAGTCTCTGTTACATCCGTGGATCAACTCTGGTCCTCGCTCTCTAAAACCTTCGCTCTCACCTAAAGACCAAAAATCCGAAGTCAAGCTCGATACTGAGAGAATGAAGACAGAGAATGAGGAACAAGAAGCTATGGAAGTTAAAATGGGGAACGTTGCCATATCATCCTCAGACTCCAAACCAGGTACGAGCCGAAGCTCCTCTCTTAAGAAAGCAATTTGA
- the LOC104711861 gene encoding 60S ribosomal protein L24-2 — protein MVLKTELCRFSGQKIYPGRGIRFIRSDSQVFLFLNSKCKRYFHNKLKPSKLSWTAMYRKQHKKDAAQEAVKRRRRATKKPYSRSIVAATLEVIQKKRAEKPEVRDAAREAALREIKERIKKTKDEKKAKKVEFASKQQKVKANFPKAAAAGKGPKLGGVGGKR, from the exons ATGGTTCTCAA GACGGAGCTTTGTCGTTTCAGTGGTCAGAAAATTTACCCAGGAAGGGGAATTAGATTTATCCGATCTGATTCTCAG gttttcttgtttcttaacTCGAAGTGCAAGAGGTACTTCCACAATAAGTTGAAGCCTTCCAAGCTTTCATGGACTGCCATGTACAGAAAGCAACATAAGAAG GATGCAGCTCAAGAGGctgtgaagagaagaagacgtgCAACCAAGAAGCCATACTCTAGGTCCATTGTTGCTGCTACCTTGGAGGTGATTCAGAAGAAGAGAGCTGAGAAGCCAGAAGTTCGTGATGCTGCCAGAGAAGCTGCTCTTCG TGAGATCAAGGAAAGAATCAAGAAGACCAAAGATGAAAAGAAGGCTAAGAAGGTTGAATTTGCTTCTAAGCAACAGAAGGTCAAGGCAAACTTCCCCAAAGCTGCAGCTGCAGGAAAGGGTCCTAAGTTGGGAGGTGTTGGTGGCAAACGCTGA
- the LOC104711859 gene encoding probable carbohydrate esterase At4g34215: protein MTKNFFFFSVIIIIIFLQSPPQIQSQTIPRNISIFILAGQSNMAGRGGVYNDTATNTTVWDGVIPQECRSNPSILRLTAKLKWEIAKEPLHVDIDVNKTNGIGPGMSFADRLFYRFGHVGLVPCSIGGTKLSQWRKGEFLYEETVRRAKAAVASSGGGSYRGILWYQGESDTVDMVDASVYKKRLVQFFSDLRSDLDQPNLPIIQVALATGEGPYVDAVRKAQLKTDLKNVYCVDAMGLPLEPDGLHLTTSSQVRLGQMLAQSFADNIPNSAQPLYIPLLISSFCCSLYIIFLEILAPTLPFFVTFFLDSSS from the exons ATGACCaagaactttttcttcttctctgtcatcatcatcatcatttttcttCAATCTCCACCACAAATCCAATCCCAAACCATCCCAAGAAACATCAGTATCTTCATCTTGGCCGGGCAAAGCAATATGGCGGGTCGAGGTGGAGTTTATAACGACACCGCTACAAACACCACCGTGTGGGACGGTGTGATCCCCCAAGAATGTCGATCAAACCCTTCGATCCTCCGTCTCACGGCAAAGCTCAAGTGGGAAATTGCTAAAGAGCCACTACACGTTGACATTGATGTTAACAAGACCAATGGAATTGGACCGGGGATGTCATTTGCTGATCGGTTGTTTTACCGGTTTGGTCATGTGGGTTTGGTTCCTTGCTCTATCGGTGGGACTAAACTAAGCCAATGGCGAAAGGGTGAGTTTCTTTACGAGGAGACGGTGAGGAGGGCGAAAGCCGCGGTTGCTAGTAGTGGAGGCGGCTCGTACAGGGGGATTTTGTGGTATCAGGGTGAGTCGGATACGGTGGATATGGTGGATGCTTCGGTTTATAAGAAGAGACTAGTCCAGTTTTTTAGTGATCTTCGAAGTGATTTAGATCAGCCAAATCTTCCTATTATACAG gtggCTCTAGCGACAGGAGAAGGACCATATGTTGACGCGGTGCGAAAAGCTCAACTCAAGACAGATCTTAAGAACGTGTATTGTGTTGACGCCATGGGTCTACCTCTTGAACCGGACGGTTTGCATCTAACCACTTCATCTCAGGTCCGGCTCGGTCAAATGTTAGCCCAGAGTTTCGCTGACAATATTCCCAATTCAGCTCAACCACTCTATATCCCTCTTCTAATCTCCTCCTTCTGTTGTTCCCTTTATATCATCTTTTTAGAAATCTTGGCACCTACCTTACcattttttgtaacattttttttggattcatcATCATGA
- the LOC104711863 gene encoding embryonic protein DC-8-like has translation MASGQREAERSAKAERAEAAASLAADDLKDINRGDVTYKVTERTTTTEPERPGLIGSVMKAVQGTKEAVIGKSHDAAESTREGAGIASEKAAGMRDATGEKAGEVRDSTAQKTKETADYTADKAREAKDKTADKTKETADYTAEKAREAKDKTADRTKETANYTAEKAREAKDKTADKIGEYKDYTAEKAKEAKDKTVETVGEYKDYTVDKAIEAKDKTAEKAKETADYTADKAKEAKDTTAQKMGEYKDYTAEKATEGKDAGVSKIGELKDSAVDTAKRAMGFLSGKTEETKQKAVETKDTAKEKLDETGEEARRKMEEMRLEGKELEEDASRRTQQSKETAADKAHETRDSVAQRGEEGKGTIMGALGNMTGAIKSKLTGATTPSGDEARAVRGDEGTGTGKTTVTVDVKDTRPGHVATSLKTSDQMTGQTFNDVGEMDEDAGRGKVVVEEKGKL, from the exons ATGGCATCAGGACAACGGGAGGCAGAGAGGTCCGCGAAGGCTGAGAGAGCTGAGGCCGCGGCGAGTCTAGCGGCTGATGATTTGAAAGATATCAACAGAGGGGATGTGACGTACAAGGTGACGGAGAGGACTACGACGACCGAGCCGGAGAGGCCCGGACTAATAGGCTCAGTGATGAAGGCGGTGCAAGGAACGAAAGAAGCGGTGATCGGTAAAAGCCATGATGCGGCTGAGTCTACCAGAGAGGGAGCCGGGATTGCATCGGAGAAGGCAGCGGGAATGAGAGACGCCACCGGAGAGAAGGCCGGAGAGGTTAGAGACAGTACTGCACAGAAGACAAAGGAAACTGCTGATTACACGGCTGATAAGGCGAGAGAAGCTAAAGACAAGACGGCGGACAAGACTAAGGAAACCGCAGACTACACGGCGGAGAAAGCGAGAGAAGCTAAAGACAAGACAGCGGACAGAACTAAAGAAACCGCAAATTACACGGCAGAGAAGGCGAGAGAAGCTAAAGACAAGACGGCGGATAAAATAGGCGAGTATAAAGATTACACTGCCGAGAAGGCAAAGGAGGCCAAAGACAAAACGGTGGAGACGGTGGGTGAATACAAAGACTACACAGTGGATAAGGCGATAGAAGCAAAGGATAAGACTGCAGAGAAAGCAAAGGAGACGGCTGATTACACGGCAGATAAAGCTAAGGAAGCCAAGGACACGACGGCTCAGAAAATGGGTGAATACAAAGACTATACAGCAGAGAAGGCGACGGAAGGGAAAGATGCGGGAGTGAGTAAGATTGGTGAACTAAAGGATAGTGCGGTGGACACGGCAAAGAGAGCTATGGGTTTCTTGTCTGGCAAGACAGAGGAAACAAAGCAAAAAGCCGTTGAGACCAAAGACACGGCCAAG GAGAAGCTGGACGAGACCGGAGAAGAAGCGAGGAGGAAGATGGAAGAGATGAGACTTGAGGgaaaagaacttgaagaagatgCTTCTAGAAGGACGCAGCAGAGCAAGGAAACGGCTGCTGACAAAGCCCATGAGACTAGAGATTCTGTTGCCCAAAG AGGTGAAGAAGGGAAGGGAACGATAATGGGTGCGTTGGGGAACATGACGGGAGCGATAAAGAGTAAGCTGACTGGTGCTACGACGCCGTCTGGTGACGAGGCACGGGCGGTGCGTGGAGACGAAGGCACAGGCACGGGGAAGACGACTGTGACGGTTGACGTGAAAGATACGAGGCCTGGGCACGTTGCAACTTCCCTGAAAACGTCGGATCAGATGACAGGTCAAACTTTTAACGATGTTGGGGAGATGGATGAAGATGCAGGGAGAGGCAAAGTCGTCGTGGAAGAGAAAGGGAAGCTGTga